The following are from one region of the Bacillus methanolicus MGA3 genome:
- a CDS encoding ribonucleotide-diphosphate reductase subunit beta, with the protein MNIHSPLKRIKLLNPQHPNKSTSIINGKSSGILNWNDIAYPQMYNLYQTLLSNFWKAQEINMQDDIKQWDLLSKIEQDVFLRINTQLASLDSLQTPTMSQVMDYVTDSSFKAIFAVISQQEAVHNESYSYILSSLVPLSEQNYRFNQAKNDPIVQKRNQLILNAYESFRENPTPLNLFKLGVNSINLEGIYFYAGFAFFYNLARQQKMLKTSTMISYIQRDEMQHAYFISQFIRILLSENPELNTAENIDYIYYTIGQAVQLEKEWAHFILKDIDGIDLYEFNGYTEYLANKRLRQLGLQNLYKDRDNPMPWIHVFSDEMINETKSDFFEQKSRTYTKVTQSNGFDEL; encoded by the coding sequence ATGAACATACATTCACCATTAAAAAGAATTAAGCTGCTTAATCCACAGCATCCAAATAAATCGACAAGTATAATAAATGGGAAATCATCCGGGATATTAAACTGGAATGATATCGCTTATCCTCAAATGTATAATTTATATCAAACCTTACTTTCGAATTTTTGGAAAGCTCAGGAGATCAACATGCAAGATGATATCAAACAATGGGATCTCCTCAGTAAAATTGAACAGGATGTTTTTTTGCGCATTAACACACAATTGGCTTCTCTGGATAGCTTGCAAACACCTACAATGAGCCAGGTAATGGATTATGTAACAGATTCCAGCTTTAAAGCTATTTTCGCCGTTATTTCTCAACAAGAAGCAGTTCACAATGAGTCATATTCTTATATCTTAAGCTCACTTGTCCCGTTAAGTGAACAGAATTACCGCTTCAATCAAGCAAAAAATGATCCAATTGTCCAAAAGCGAAACCAACTTATATTAAATGCTTATGAAAGCTTCCGCGAAAATCCTACACCGCTAAATCTGTTTAAACTTGGTGTAAATTCTATTAATCTTGAAGGCATTTATTTTTATGCAGGATTTGCCTTTTTCTATAATCTGGCTCGACAGCAAAAAATGTTGAAGACGAGTACAATGATTAGCTATATCCAACGGGATGAAATGCAGCATGCCTATTTTATTTCCCAATTTATTCGAATTCTATTATCAGAAAACCCTGAATTAAACACAGCTGAAAATATTGATTATATCTATTATACAATTGGACAAGCTGTTCAGCTTGAAAAAGAGTGGGCACATTTCATCTTAAAGGATATAGACGGTATTGATTTGTATGAATTCAACGGCTACACCGAATATTTGGCAAATAAACGTTTACGTCAGCTAGGATTGCAAAATCTTTATAAAGACAGGGACAACCCAATGCCATGGATCCACGTATTTAGTGATGAGATGATCAATGAAACAAAATCGGACTTCTTTGAACAAAAGTCCAGAACGTATACAAAAGTGACTCAGTCAAACGGTTTCGATGAATTATAG
- a CDS encoding DinB family protein, protein MFQTLDNFFRSWEFEERATQRILDNLTDESLKQEVTSQNWTLGRIAWHTVTAIHIISSHTGLTFEAPSEDWPVPASAKFICESYHQASAAFVQAIKTQWTDKNLKDLTNFFGQQMPNGLLLLFLIQHQIHHRGQMTVLMRQAGLNVPGIYGPSKEEWANLGMEAPKM, encoded by the coding sequence TTGTTCCAAACATTAGACAATTTCTTTAGATCTTGGGAATTCGAAGAAAGAGCAACTCAAAGAATATTAGATAATCTCACTGATGAGTCACTTAAACAGGAAGTCACTTCACAGAACTGGACATTAGGACGTATTGCATGGCACACCGTAACCGCAATTCACATCATTTCCTCACATACAGGACTAACGTTTGAAGCCCCATCTGAAGATTGGCCCGTCCCTGCTTCTGCAAAGTTTATATGTGAAAGCTATCATCAAGCCAGTGCTGCCTTTGTACAGGCAATTAAAACCCAATGGACCGACAAGAACCTGAAAGACCTAACCAACTTTTTTGGCCAACAGATGCCAAACGGATTACTATTGCTGTTTTTGATTCAACATCAAATCCACCATCGGGGACAGATGACGGTTCTTATGAGACAAGCTGGATTAAACGTTCCCGGCATTTACGGCCCTTCAAAAGAGGAATGGGCCAATTTAGGTATGGAAGCTCCAAAAATGTAG
- a CDS encoding heavy metal translocating P-type ATPase, which translates to MEKHVYRVQGFSUISCAGKFEQNVKHLDGVLDAKVNFGASKITVYGNTTIEELEKAGAFENLKVFPEKGEQPSQKKEPFWKEYSNLLVSLLFIVMGYLSQFIIGAESTITILAFLTSIFVGGFALFKEGIKNLSRLQFDMKTLMTIAIIGAAIIGEWSEGAVVVILFAISEALEAYSMEKARASIRSLMDIAPKEALVRRNGKETMVHVDEIEVGDIIIVKPGQKIAMDGVVIKGFSSVNQAAITGESVPVEKTVDDEVFAGTLNEEGLLEVKVTKRVDDTTIAKIIHLVEEAQAERAPSQAFVDQFAKYYTPVIMIIAALVAIIPPLLFGASWNEWIYQGLAVLVVGCPCALVVSTPVSIVTAIGNAARNGVLIKGGIYLEETGALKAIAFDKTGTLTKGIPVVTDFKNLTNVEDQQLFSMIAALEYRSQHPLASAIMKKAEEEGIAFKKMQVDDFFSITGKGIKGIINGATYYIGSPNLFEEVLKEGIVPGIREEIRALQNMGKTVMVFGTDSEVQAIVAVADEIRESSKDVIEKLHSLGIEKTIMLTGDNKGTAKAIGQQVGVLEFQAELLPQDKLEFIKKLRNEYGKVAMVGDGVNDAPALASATVGVAMGGAGTDAALETSDIALMGDDLRKLPFTVKLGRKALAIIKQNITFSIGVKLLALLLIIPGWLTLWIAIFADMGATLLVTLNGLRLLKVKDK; encoded by the coding sequence ATGGAAAAACACGTATACCGTGTACAAGGATTTTCCTGAATAAGCTGTGCCGGAAAGTTCGAACAGAACGTAAAACACCTGGATGGTGTTTTGGATGCAAAAGTCAATTTTGGAGCTTCAAAAATCACGGTTTATGGAAATACCACCATTGAAGAATTAGAAAAGGCAGGAGCTTTTGAAAATTTGAAGGTCTTTCCGGAAAAAGGAGAACAACCATCTCAAAAGAAGGAACCTTTCTGGAAAGAATATTCAAACCTTCTCGTTTCACTGCTTTTTATTGTAATGGGATATCTTTCTCAATTTATTATTGGGGCAGAAAGCACCATTACGATATTAGCTTTTTTAACGTCAATTTTTGTTGGCGGATTCGCATTATTCAAAGAAGGGATCAAGAATTTATCCCGGTTGCAATTTGATATGAAAACCCTTATGACCATCGCGATTATTGGGGCAGCGATTATTGGCGAATGGAGCGAAGGGGCCGTTGTCGTCATCCTGTTTGCCATAAGCGAGGCTTTAGAAGCTTATTCAATGGAGAAAGCGAGAGCTTCTATACGGTCTTTAATGGATATTGCTCCAAAGGAAGCATTAGTCCGCCGCAATGGAAAAGAAACAATGGTTCATGTTGATGAAATTGAAGTTGGCGATATTATTATCGTTAAACCAGGACAAAAAATTGCCATGGATGGTGTAGTAATAAAAGGGTTTTCTTCGGTGAATCAGGCGGCTATAACCGGAGAGTCTGTACCTGTTGAAAAAACCGTAGATGATGAGGTTTTCGCCGGGACATTAAATGAAGAAGGATTATTGGAAGTAAAGGTAACAAAACGTGTGGATGACACAACCATTGCGAAGATTATCCATCTGGTGGAAGAGGCTCAAGCTGAACGAGCACCTTCCCAGGCATTCGTTGACCAATTTGCAAAGTATTATACGCCTGTAATCATGATAATCGCTGCGCTGGTTGCGATAATTCCACCTCTTCTTTTCGGCGCAAGCTGGAATGAGTGGATTTATCAAGGATTAGCGGTTTTAGTCGTTGGGTGCCCTTGTGCATTAGTTGTTTCAACCCCTGTCTCCATTGTGACAGCGATCGGCAATGCAGCCAGAAATGGAGTATTGATTAAAGGCGGAATCTATCTTGAAGAAACCGGGGCTTTAAAAGCAATTGCCTTTGATAAGACGGGAACGCTGACGAAGGGCATCCCTGTTGTAACAGATTTTAAGAATCTAACCAATGTGGAAGATCAACAACTCTTCTCCATGATTGCGGCACTAGAATATCGGTCGCAGCACCCTCTTGCTTCTGCCATAATGAAAAAAGCAGAAGAAGAAGGCATAGCATTTAAAAAAATGCAGGTGGATGATTTCTTTTCTATTACTGGGAAAGGAATTAAAGGAATAATTAACGGTGCCACATACTATATTGGAAGTCCGAACCTGTTTGAAGAAGTCCTGAAAGAAGGAATCGTCCCTGGCATTCGGGAAGAAATAAGGGCTCTTCAGAACATGGGAAAAACCGTTATGGTATTCGGTACAGATTCAGAAGTTCAAGCCATTGTTGCAGTTGCAGACGAAATCAGAGAGAGCAGCAAAGATGTAATTGAAAAACTTCATTCTCTTGGAATTGAAAAAACGATCATGCTTACTGGCGACAATAAAGGCACTGCGAAAGCGATCGGACAACAAGTTGGCGTCTTGGAATTCCAAGCAGAGTTATTGCCGCAAGATAAATTGGAATTCATTAAAAAGCTTCGAAATGAGTACGGTAAGGTTGCCATGGTCGGAGACGGTGTCAATGATGCACCTGCTTTGGCATCTGCCACAGTTGGAGTAGCCATGGGTGGAGCAGGTACGGATGCAGCATTGGAGACATCTGACATCGCCTTGATGGGAGATGATTTAAGAAAACTTCCGTTTACAGTAAAACTTGGCCGAAAAGCCTTGGCCATTATTAAACAAAACATTACTTTTTCGATAGGGGTTAAATTATTGGCCCTTCTCCTTATCATTCCTGGCTGGCTGACTCTATGGATTGCAATTTTTGCTGATATGGGAGCAACCTTGTTAGTAACGTTAAATGGGCTGCGTCTTTTAAAGGTTAAGGATAAATAA
- a CDS encoding flavodoxin domain-containing protein: MNIAIVYTSITGNTEELVRILHQFFLKYPLNITIYSIDQFPIGQLNQFHAIVVATYTWGNGDIPQEMKELYRAFENQDVKNVITGVVGTGDRFYPKFCGAVDEFRDMLYVHTNLAATLKVELMPQSQDIERCIKFVECIVKRLI, from the coding sequence ATGAATATAGCCATCGTTTATACTTCCATAACAGGAAACACAGAAGAACTGGTGAGAATACTTCACCAGTTCTTTCTGAAATATCCTTTAAATATTACAATATATTCTATTGATCAGTTTCCAATCGGTCAGTTAAATCAATTTCATGCAATTGTAGTTGCAACCTATACATGGGGGAACGGAGATATCCCTCAAGAGATGAAAGAGCTATATCGAGCCTTTGAAAACCAAGATGTAAAAAATGTGATTACAGGCGTGGTCGGGACCGGAGATCGATTTTATCCTAAATTTTGCGGCGCAGTGGATGAATTCAGAGATATGTTATATGTTCACACAAATTTGGCTGCTACTTTAAAAGTAGAGCTGATGCCGCAGTCGCAAGACATCGAAAGGTGCATAAAGTTCGTTGAATGCATTGTAAAACGATTAATTTAA